A stretch of DNA from Oharaeibacter diazotrophicus:
TCGAGGGCGGCGAGCGGGCGTTGACGACGGCGGGGGTGGCGCGGGCGGCGAACTGCTCGAAGGAGAGCCTCTACAAGTGGTTCGGCGACCGTGACGGCCTGCTCGCCGCGGTGATCACCCATCAGGCGAGCAAGGTACGCGCCGGCGACGCCGGCTCGGCGCGGCCGTCGGCCGAGGTGTTCCGGCGGCGACTGGTCGACTTCGCGGTCGACCTCCTCGACGTGCTCTCGGGCGAGGCCTCGGTGGCGCTGAACCGGCTGGCGATCGGGCAGGCCGGTGGCGGCGGCGCCGCGCTCGGACGCCTCGTGCTCGAGCACGGCCGCCGGCCGATCGAGGTGCGGCTGTCGGCGCTGCTCGAGGCCGGGCGCGCCGGCGGCGTCGTGCGCTTCTCGGACGTGCGCGAGGCCTATCGCACGCTCTACGGCCTCGTGGTCCGCGACCTGCACGTCCGCCTGCTGCTCGGCGACGGGCCGGATCCGGCCGAGCGCGACCACCGGACGAGGGCCGCCGAGGCGGTCGACCAGTTCATCCGCCTGCACGGGACGGCGGGTTAGGGAACGACCGGTCCGAAGGGGCCGGCCGGCAAGCAAGAGGGGGCGCCGCGCGCGTCCCTCGGAGAAGGGAAGGGAAGGACGAATGCGCGTCTATTACGATCGGGATGCCGACCTCAACCTCGTCAAGGGCAAGAAGGTCGTGATCGTCGGCTACGGCAGCCAGGGCCGCGCCCATGCGCTCAACCTGCGCGATTCGGGCGTCAAGGACGTCGCCGTCGCCCTGAAGCCGGGTTCGGCGACCGCCAAGAAGGTCGAGGCCGACGGCCTCAAGGTCATGACCGTCGCCGAGGCCGCCCAGTGGGGCGACCTCCTGATGATGGCGACCCCGGACGAGCTGCAGGCCGACATCTACCGCGACGAGATCGCCCCGAACATCCGCGACGGCGCCGCGATCGCCTTCGCCCACGGCCTCAACGTCCACTTCGGCCTGATCGAGCCGAAGAAGACCGTCGACGTCATCATGATCGCGCCGAAGGGCCCCGGCCACACCGTGCGCGGCGAGTACGAGAAGGGCGGCGGCGTGCCGTGCCTCGTCGCCGTCCACCACGACGCCTCGGGCAACGCCCTCGACATCGCGCTCTCCTACGCCTCCGGCGTCGGCGGCGGCCGCTCGGGCATCATCGAGACCTCGTTCAAGGAAGAGTGCGAGACCGATCTCTTCGGCGAGCAGGTCGTGCTGTGCGGCGGCCTGGTCGAGCTGATCCGCGCCGGCTTCGAGACGCTGGTCGAGGCGGGCTACGCCCCCGAGATGGCCTATTTCGAGTGCCTGCACGAAGTGAAGCTGATCGTCGACCTCATCTACGAGGGCGGCATCGCCAACATGAACTACTCGATCTCCAACACCGCCGAGTGGGGCGAGTACGTCACCGGCCCGCGCATCGTCACGGCCGAGACCAAGGCCGAGATGAAGAACGTGCTGAAGGACATCCAGACCGGCAAGTTCACCTCGGAGTGGATGCAGGAGTACCGCGCCGGTGCCGCCCGCTTCAAGGGCATCCGCCGCGTCAACGACGCCCATCAGATCGAGGACGTCGGCGCCAAGCTGCGCGCCATGATGCCCTGGATCAAGCAGAAGGCGCTGGTCAACCGCGAGCGCAACTGATCGCGCGGGTCCGGGGAGCCGGCATCGGCCAGATCCCCGGACCCGCCCGGCAAGCAGAACGGCCGGTTCCGCGCGAGCGGAACCGGCCGTTCTCGTTTCGTCGGGTCCTCGCGGCAGCCCGGATCAGCGCGTCGGCAGCGCGCCGAAGCGCCAGAGCGGGGCGGTGCGGCCGACCTTCAGCGTGACCTCGCTGCCGGGAACGAGGGCGGCGGCGTCGCGCGCGGAGAGGCGGGCGATCGCGGTGCGGCCGTCGCCGACGACGGCGACGTCGCGGATCCGGAGGTCGCCGATCGCGAGTTCGGGCAGGGAGTCGGTGAAGGGGAACGGGCGGCGCGAGGTGAGCTCCAGCCGCAGCGCGCCCGGCGACCGGCCGGCGACGGCCGGAGCGTCGGCGGGCAGGAAGCGGATCCGGTTGCCGGCTTCGGGAGCGGTCGTCGCGACGGGTGCCGCGATCACGGCCGCGGACGCGGCGACGGGCGCCGGTGCGACCGTGCCCGACGTCGTCACCGGCTTCGTTGTGGCGACGATCGTGCCGATGTCGACGTCGCCGTCGGCACGGCTGTCGAAGACCAGCCGGATGCCGGCGACCGAGCGCAGCGGCATGCCGAAGGCGGCGAGGTCGAAGGAGACCGTGGCGAGCATGCGATGCCGCTCGAACTCCATGCCGACGGGCTCGGTCAGGGCGATGCGACCGGCGGTCGACAGCGGCGCGGACAGCCGACCGTTCGTGCCGATCAGGCGGACCTTGAACTCCATCGCGCCCTTGGGATCGGCCGCCGCGGCGCACTCGCCCCCGGCGCACCCGACGGCCGTCCGCAGCGACAGCGTCGAGAAGCCGGAGAGGTCGACGCCACCCTTGCGGACGAACCCGATGTCGAACCGGCGGGTCGCGATCCCACCGGACCACGTCACCCGCGCGATGCGGGGCGCGGCCGGATGCGCGTCGTCGGTGGTGTTCGCGACGGTCAGGCCGACCGGCGCGTAGGGAACGCCGGCGTCGCTCTCGGCGGCGGTCCGCGAGAAGGTCTCGAGCAGCTTCACGCCGTCGCCGGGCGCGGCGGGCAG
This window harbors:
- the ilvC gene encoding ketol-acid reductoisomerase, producing the protein MRVYYDRDADLNLVKGKKVVIVGYGSQGRAHALNLRDSGVKDVAVALKPGSATAKKVEADGLKVMTVAEAAQWGDLLMMATPDELQADIYRDEIAPNIRDGAAIAFAHGLNVHFGLIEPKKTVDVIMIAPKGPGHTVRGEYEKGGGVPCLVAVHHDASGNALDIALSYASGVGGGRSGIIETSFKEECETDLFGEQVVLCGGLVELIRAGFETLVEAGYAPEMAYFECLHEVKLIVDLIYEGGIANMNYSISNTAEWGEYVTGPRIVTAETKAEMKNVLKDIQTGKFTSEWMQEYRAGAARFKGIRRVNDAHQIEDVGAKLRAMMPWIKQKALVNRERN
- a CDS encoding TetR/AcrR family transcriptional regulator; translation: MGTRRLNAPAAIAEPLPPRQTEVLERALALLVEGGERALTTAGVARAANCSKESLYKWFGDRDGLLAAVITHQASKVRAGDAGSARPSAEVFRRRLVDFAVDLLDVLSGEASVALNRLAIGQAGGGGAALGRLVLEHGRRPIEVRLSALLEAGRAGGVVRFSDVREAYRTLYGLVVRDLHVRLLLGDGPDPAERDHRTRAAEAVDQFIRLHGTAG